From a single Mus caroli chromosome X, CAROLI_EIJ_v1.1, whole genome shotgun sequence genomic region:
- the Stard8 gene encoding stAR-related lipid transfer protein 8 isoform X1, producing MPLLDVFWACFRKVKCFPLLPGRKNVEAEAKKACEWLRATGFSQYAQLFEEGVFPLDIGSVKKDYSFLDQDSLGALCRRLMTLNNCASMKLEVHFQCKQDDDSEEEEQCTISSHWAFEQESKCGSLTGSSALLAPPSPSLLGTSSCESVLTELSAASLPAISVSLSPESADPPLLGLVPSPSNLSPPQGQEGSQDKVKKHYSRSFLKHLESLRRKEKGDSRQTEPEQCLATSEKATKASSFRTCRGFLSAGFHRAKNRVTTSARVRDGETQKAWEAWPIATFRHPQPTRRRDYLVHVPGDHKPGTFPRSLSIESLCPDEGRHLADWQSSRCWGYEGRRGSCGSTGSHASTYDNLPELYPAEPIQAEAEAEAEEGEGSYAHLDDILEHVWGLQQRVELWSQTMYPDLRPGDKEEEEEEEEEEATSSVEVTTVEVEGQDEDLAQAESQAHRGFPTQVKEEVPLIVLDQAPNVVEPLVQAEAEAPAQAQDLEQEANSAAEPISASSLSVEEGHSISDTAVSSSELDSSGNSVNEADAADAPAGPQASVPRERRDSGVGASLTRPCRKLRWHSFQNSHRPSLNSESLEINRQFAGQINLLHKGSLLRLTGFMEKYTVPHKQAWVWSMPKFMKRNKTPDYRGHHVFGVPPLIHVQRTGQPLPQSIQQAMRYLRSQCLDQVGIFRKSGVKSRIQSLRQMNENSPDNVCYEGQSAYDVADLLKQYFRDLPEPIFTSKLTTTFLQIYQLLPKEQWLAAAQAATLLLPDENREVLQTLLYFLSDIASAEENQMTAGNLAVCLAPSIFHLNVSKKDSPSPRIKSKRSLVGRPGPRDLSENMAATQGLSHMISDCKKLFQVPQDMVVQLCGSYSAAELSPPGPALAELRQAQAAGVSLSLYMEESVQELLRDAAERFKGWTNVPGPQHTELACRKAPDGHPLRMWKASTEVAAPPAVVLHRVLRERALWDEDLLRAQVLEALMPGVELYHYVTDSMAPHPCRDFVVLRMWRSDLPRGGCLLVSQSLDPEQPVPESGVRALMLTSQYLMEPCGLGRSRLTHICRADLRGRSPDWYNKVFGHLCAMEVAKIRDSFPTLQAAGPETKL from the exons AAGCAGAGGCCAAAAAAGCATGTGAATGGCTCCGGGCCACAGGATTCTCTCAGTATGCTCAGCTTTTTGAAG AAGGTGTATTCCCCCTGGATATTGGCTCTGTGAAGAAGGACTACAGTTTTCTGGACCAGGACTCTCTGGGGGCCCTGTGCAG GAGGCTGATGACCCTGAACAATTGTGCTTCGATGAAGCTTGAGGTTCATTTTCAATGCAAGCAG GATGACGACTCAGAAGAGGAGGAGCAATGCACCATTAGCAGCCACTGGGCCTTTGAGCAGGAAAGCAAGTGTGGGTCTCTCACGGGCTCTTCTGCCCTGCTGGCCCCACCAAGCCCTAGCCTCCTGGGGACCTCAAGCTGCGAAAGCGTCCTCACCGAGCTTAGCGCTGCCTCCCTGCCAGCCATTTCCGTGAGCCTTTCACCAGAGTCAGCAGACCCGCCCTTGCTAGGTCTTGTCCCCAGCCCAAGTAACCTTAGTCCCCCGCAAGGCCAGGAGGGTTCCCAAGACAAAGTAAAGAAGCATTATTCTCGAAGCTTCCTCAAGCACCTCGAATctctgaggaggaaggaaaagggtgACAGCCGGCAGACAGAACCTGAGCAATGCCTTGCCACCTCGGAAAAGGCCACCAAAGCTTCATCTTTCCGCACTTGCCGTGGCTTCCTCTCAGCTGGATTTCACAGGGCCAAGAACAGGGTCACCACTTCAGCCAGGGTCAGAGATGGTGAGACTCAGAAAGCCTGGGAGGCTTGGCCTATAGCCACATTCCGGCATCCTCAGCCTACACGCAGGCGTGACTATCTGGTGCATGTGCCTGGGGACCATAAGCCAGGCACGTTCCCTCGTTCTCTGTCCATTGAAAGCCTTTGTCCAGATGAAGGTCGTCACCTGGCAGATTGGCAGTCAAGTAGGTGCTGGGGCTATGAAGGGCGCCGGGGCTCCTGTGGTTCCACAGGCAGCCATGCCAGCACTTACGACAACTTGCCTGAGCTGTACCCAGCTGAGCCTATCCAGGCTGAAGCTGAGGCTGAAGCTGAGGAGGGTGAAGGCAGCTATGCCCATCTAGATGACATCCTGGAGCATGTGTGGGGGCTACAGCAAAGGGTAGAGCTGTGGTCTCAGACCATGTACCCAGACCTGAGGCCTGgagataaggaggaagaggaggaggaggaagaggaggaagctacTTCATCAGTGGAAGTAACCACAGTGGAGGTGGAAGGCCAGGATGAAGATCTAGCTCAGGCAGAGTCTCAAGCCCACAGAGGGTTCCCAACCCAAGTCAAGGAGGAAGTCCCACTGATAGTCCTGGATCAGGCCCCAAATGTGGTCGAACCATTGGtacaggctgaggctgaggctccaGCTCAGGCCCAGGATCTTGAGCAAGAAGCTAACTCGGCTGCAGAGCCAATTTCTGCCTCCAGCCTGTCTGTGGAGGAAGGGCATTCCATTTCTGACACAGCGGTTTCCTCCAGTGAGCTTGACAGTAGTGGCAACTCCGTGAATGAGGCTGATGCTGCAGACGCCCCGGCAGGACCACAAGCATCAGTACCCCGTGAACGTCGTGACTCAGGTGTCGGGGCCTCGCTTACCAGACCATGCAG GAAACTTCGTTGGCACAGCTTCCAGAATTCCCACCGACCTAGCCTCAACTCAGAGTCACTGGAGATCAACAGGCAGTTTGCGGGCCAGATCAACTTGCTTCACAAGGGCTCACTGCTGCGGCTCACTGGCTTCATGGAGAAGTACACTGTACCCCACAAACAGGCCTGGGTATG GTCAATGCCCAAGTTTATGAAAAGAAACAAGACCCCAGACTACCGGGGACACCATGTATTTGGGGTGCCACCCCTCATTCATGTGCAGCGCACgggccagcctctgcctcagagcATCCAGCAAGCTATGCGCTACCTACGAAGCCAGTGCCTAGACCAG GTGGGCATCTTTCGCAAGTCTGGGGTCAAGTCCAGGATTCAGAGCCTACGCCAAATGAATGAGAACTCCCCTGACAACGTCTGCTATGAGGGCCAGTCGGCTTATGATGTGGCTGATTTACTGAAGCAGTATTTCAGAGACCTGCCTGAGCCCATTTTTACCAGCAAGCTCACCACTACTTTCCTACAAATCTATCAGC TCCTCCCCAAAGAACAGTGGCTGGCAGCGGCGCAAGCTGCCACCTTGCTGCTCCCTGATGAGAACCGAGAGGTGCTACAGACCCTGCTCTACTTCCTAAGTGACATCGCCTCTGCCGAGGAAAACCAGATGACAGCTGGCAACCTGGCGGTGTGCCTGGCTCCTTCCATCTTCCACCTCAATGTCTCTAAGAAGGACAGCCCCTCACCCAG GATCAAGAGCAAACGCAGCCTGGTTGGCCGGCCAGGCCCCAGGGACCTGAGTGAGAACATGGCTGCCACCCAAGGCCTATCACACATGATCAGTGACTGCAAGAAACTTTTCCAG GTGCCCCAGGACATGGTGGTGCAGCTATGTGGTTCATACAGCGCAGCTGAGCTCAGCCCTCCTGGCCCAGCTCTGGCTGAGCTGAGGCAGGCCCAGGCAGCTGGAGTGAGTCTGAGCCTTTACATGGAGGAGAGTGTGCAGGAGCTGCTTCGGGATGCTGCAGAACGCTTCAAGGGCTGGACCAATGTGCCGGGGCCCCAGCACACAGAGCTGGCTTGTAGGAAG GCACCAGATGGGCACCCGCTTCGAATGTGGAAGGCATCCACAGAAGTGGCTGCCCCTCCAGCCGTGGTGCTGCATCGTGTCCTTCGGGAGCGGGCCTTGTGGGATGAGGACCTCCTGCGGGCCCAGGTGCTGGAAGCCCTGATGCCAGGTGTGGAGCTGTACCACTATGTCACTGACAGCATGGCACCTCATCCTTGCCGTGATTTTGTGGTGCTCAG GATGTGGCGCTCGGACCTGCCTCGTGGTGGGTGCCTCCTTGTCTCTCAGTCCCTGGATCCTGAGCAACCCGTGCCAGAGTCTGGAGTACGCGCCCTCATGCTCACTTCCCAGTACCTCATGGAACCCTGTGGCCTGGGCCGCTCTCGCCTCACTCATATTTGCCGCGCTGACCTCAG ggGCCGTTCTCCTGACTGGTACAACAAAGTCTTTGGGCACTTGTGTGCCATGGAAGTGGCAAAGATTCGAGACTCTTTCCCAACCCTTCAGGCAGCTGGCCCAGAAACAAAGCTCTGA
- the Stard8 gene encoding stAR-related lipid transfer protein 8 isoform X3 — MEQSVKLGRQLRMPVNEAEAKKACEWLRATGFSQYAQLFEEGVFPLDIGSVKKDYSFLDQDSLGALCRRLMTLNNCASMKLEVHFQCKQDDDSEEEEQCTISSHWAFEQESKCGSLTGSSALLAPPSPSLLGTSSCESVLTELSAASLPAISVSLSPESADPPLLGLVPSPSNLSPPQGQEGSQDKVKKHYSRSFLKHLESLRRKEKGDSRQTEPEQCLATSEKATKASSFRTCRGFLSAGFHRAKNRVTTSARVRDGETQKAWEAWPIATFRHPQPTRRRDYLVHVPGDHKPGTFPRSLSIESLCPDEGRHLADWQSSRCWGYEGRRGSCGSTGSHASTYDNLPELYPAEPIQAEAEAEAEEGEGSYAHLDDILEHVWGLQQRVELWSQTMYPDLRPGDKEEEEEEEEEEATSSVEVTTVEVEGQDEDLAQAESQAHRGFPTQVKEEVPLIVLDQAPNVVEPLVQAEAEAPAQAQDLEQEANSAAEPISASSLSVEEGHSISDTAVSSSELDSSGNSVNEADAADAPAGPQASVPRERRDSGVGASLTRPCRKLRWHSFQNSHRPSLNSESLEINRQFAGQINLLHKGSLLRLTGFMEKYTVPHKQAWVWSMPKFMKRNKTPDYRGHHVFGVPPLIHVQRTGQPLPQSIQQAMRYLRSQCLDQVGIFRKSGVKSRIQSLRQMNENSPDNVCYEGQSAYDVADLLKQYFRDLPEPIFTSKLTTTFLQIYQLLPKEQWLAAAQAATLLLPDENREVLQTLLYFLSDIASAEENQMTAGNLAVCLAPSIFHLNVSKKDSPSPRIKSKRSLVGRPGPRDLSENMAATQGLSHMISDCKKLFQVPQDMVVQLCGSYSAAELSPPGPALAELRQAQAAGVSLSLYMEESVQELLRDAAERFKGWTNVPGPQHTELACRKAPDGHPLRMWKASTEVAAPPAVVLHRVLRERALWDEDLLRAQVLEALMPGVELYHYVTDSMAPHPCRDFVVLRMWRSDLPRGGCLLVSQSLDPEQPVPESGVRALMLTSQYLMEPCGLGRSRLTHICRADLRGRSPDWYNKVFGHLCAMEVAKIRDSFPTLQAAGPETKL; from the exons AAGCAGAGGCCAAAAAAGCATGTGAATGGCTCCGGGCCACAGGATTCTCTCAGTATGCTCAGCTTTTTGAAG AAGGTGTATTCCCCCTGGATATTGGCTCTGTGAAGAAGGACTACAGTTTTCTGGACCAGGACTCTCTGGGGGCCCTGTGCAG GAGGCTGATGACCCTGAACAATTGTGCTTCGATGAAGCTTGAGGTTCATTTTCAATGCAAGCAG GATGACGACTCAGAAGAGGAGGAGCAATGCACCATTAGCAGCCACTGGGCCTTTGAGCAGGAAAGCAAGTGTGGGTCTCTCACGGGCTCTTCTGCCCTGCTGGCCCCACCAAGCCCTAGCCTCCTGGGGACCTCAAGCTGCGAAAGCGTCCTCACCGAGCTTAGCGCTGCCTCCCTGCCAGCCATTTCCGTGAGCCTTTCACCAGAGTCAGCAGACCCGCCCTTGCTAGGTCTTGTCCCCAGCCCAAGTAACCTTAGTCCCCCGCAAGGCCAGGAGGGTTCCCAAGACAAAGTAAAGAAGCATTATTCTCGAAGCTTCCTCAAGCACCTCGAATctctgaggaggaaggaaaagggtgACAGCCGGCAGACAGAACCTGAGCAATGCCTTGCCACCTCGGAAAAGGCCACCAAAGCTTCATCTTTCCGCACTTGCCGTGGCTTCCTCTCAGCTGGATTTCACAGGGCCAAGAACAGGGTCACCACTTCAGCCAGGGTCAGAGATGGTGAGACTCAGAAAGCCTGGGAGGCTTGGCCTATAGCCACATTCCGGCATCCTCAGCCTACACGCAGGCGTGACTATCTGGTGCATGTGCCTGGGGACCATAAGCCAGGCACGTTCCCTCGTTCTCTGTCCATTGAAAGCCTTTGTCCAGATGAAGGTCGTCACCTGGCAGATTGGCAGTCAAGTAGGTGCTGGGGCTATGAAGGGCGCCGGGGCTCCTGTGGTTCCACAGGCAGCCATGCCAGCACTTACGACAACTTGCCTGAGCTGTACCCAGCTGAGCCTATCCAGGCTGAAGCTGAGGCTGAAGCTGAGGAGGGTGAAGGCAGCTATGCCCATCTAGATGACATCCTGGAGCATGTGTGGGGGCTACAGCAAAGGGTAGAGCTGTGGTCTCAGACCATGTACCCAGACCTGAGGCCTGgagataaggaggaagaggaggaggaggaagaggaggaagctacTTCATCAGTGGAAGTAACCACAGTGGAGGTGGAAGGCCAGGATGAAGATCTAGCTCAGGCAGAGTCTCAAGCCCACAGAGGGTTCCCAACCCAAGTCAAGGAGGAAGTCCCACTGATAGTCCTGGATCAGGCCCCAAATGTGGTCGAACCATTGGtacaggctgaggctgaggctccaGCTCAGGCCCAGGATCTTGAGCAAGAAGCTAACTCGGCTGCAGAGCCAATTTCTGCCTCCAGCCTGTCTGTGGAGGAAGGGCATTCCATTTCTGACACAGCGGTTTCCTCCAGTGAGCTTGACAGTAGTGGCAACTCCGTGAATGAGGCTGATGCTGCAGACGCCCCGGCAGGACCACAAGCATCAGTACCCCGTGAACGTCGTGACTCAGGTGTCGGGGCCTCGCTTACCAGACCATGCAG GAAACTTCGTTGGCACAGCTTCCAGAATTCCCACCGACCTAGCCTCAACTCAGAGTCACTGGAGATCAACAGGCAGTTTGCGGGCCAGATCAACTTGCTTCACAAGGGCTCACTGCTGCGGCTCACTGGCTTCATGGAGAAGTACACTGTACCCCACAAACAGGCCTGGGTATG GTCAATGCCCAAGTTTATGAAAAGAAACAAGACCCCAGACTACCGGGGACACCATGTATTTGGGGTGCCACCCCTCATTCATGTGCAGCGCACgggccagcctctgcctcagagcATCCAGCAAGCTATGCGCTACCTACGAAGCCAGTGCCTAGACCAG GTGGGCATCTTTCGCAAGTCTGGGGTCAAGTCCAGGATTCAGAGCCTACGCCAAATGAATGAGAACTCCCCTGACAACGTCTGCTATGAGGGCCAGTCGGCTTATGATGTGGCTGATTTACTGAAGCAGTATTTCAGAGACCTGCCTGAGCCCATTTTTACCAGCAAGCTCACCACTACTTTCCTACAAATCTATCAGC TCCTCCCCAAAGAACAGTGGCTGGCAGCGGCGCAAGCTGCCACCTTGCTGCTCCCTGATGAGAACCGAGAGGTGCTACAGACCCTGCTCTACTTCCTAAGTGACATCGCCTCTGCCGAGGAAAACCAGATGACAGCTGGCAACCTGGCGGTGTGCCTGGCTCCTTCCATCTTCCACCTCAATGTCTCTAAGAAGGACAGCCCCTCACCCAG GATCAAGAGCAAACGCAGCCTGGTTGGCCGGCCAGGCCCCAGGGACCTGAGTGAGAACATGGCTGCCACCCAAGGCCTATCACACATGATCAGTGACTGCAAGAAACTTTTCCAG GTGCCCCAGGACATGGTGGTGCAGCTATGTGGTTCATACAGCGCAGCTGAGCTCAGCCCTCCTGGCCCAGCTCTGGCTGAGCTGAGGCAGGCCCAGGCAGCTGGAGTGAGTCTGAGCCTTTACATGGAGGAGAGTGTGCAGGAGCTGCTTCGGGATGCTGCAGAACGCTTCAAGGGCTGGACCAATGTGCCGGGGCCCCAGCACACAGAGCTGGCTTGTAGGAAG GCACCAGATGGGCACCCGCTTCGAATGTGGAAGGCATCCACAGAAGTGGCTGCCCCTCCAGCCGTGGTGCTGCATCGTGTCCTTCGGGAGCGGGCCTTGTGGGATGAGGACCTCCTGCGGGCCCAGGTGCTGGAAGCCCTGATGCCAGGTGTGGAGCTGTACCACTATGTCACTGACAGCATGGCACCTCATCCTTGCCGTGATTTTGTGGTGCTCAG GATGTGGCGCTCGGACCTGCCTCGTGGTGGGTGCCTCCTTGTCTCTCAGTCCCTGGATCCTGAGCAACCCGTGCCAGAGTCTGGAGTACGCGCCCTCATGCTCACTTCCCAGTACCTCATGGAACCCTGTGGCCTGGGCCGCTCTCGCCTCACTCATATTTGCCGCGCTGACCTCAG ggGCCGTTCTCCTGACTGGTACAACAAAGTCTTTGGGCACTTGTGTGCCATGGAAGTGGCAAAGATTCGAGACTCTTTCCCAACCCTTCAGGCAGCTGGCCCAGAAACAAAGCTCTGA
- the Stard8 gene encoding stAR-related lipid transfer protein 8 isoform X2, with protein MKGRHFFLGGLEASSPRHKWCLEAEAKKACEWLRATGFSQYAQLFEEGVFPLDIGSVKKDYSFLDQDSLGALCRRLMTLNNCASMKLEVHFQCKQDDDSEEEEQCTISSHWAFEQESKCGSLTGSSALLAPPSPSLLGTSSCESVLTELSAASLPAISVSLSPESADPPLLGLVPSPSNLSPPQGQEGSQDKVKKHYSRSFLKHLESLRRKEKGDSRQTEPEQCLATSEKATKASSFRTCRGFLSAGFHRAKNRVTTSARVRDGETQKAWEAWPIATFRHPQPTRRRDYLVHVPGDHKPGTFPRSLSIESLCPDEGRHLADWQSSRCWGYEGRRGSCGSTGSHASTYDNLPELYPAEPIQAEAEAEAEEGEGSYAHLDDILEHVWGLQQRVELWSQTMYPDLRPGDKEEEEEEEEEEATSSVEVTTVEVEGQDEDLAQAESQAHRGFPTQVKEEVPLIVLDQAPNVVEPLVQAEAEAPAQAQDLEQEANSAAEPISASSLSVEEGHSISDTAVSSSELDSSGNSVNEADAADAPAGPQASVPRERRDSGVGASLTRPCRKLRWHSFQNSHRPSLNSESLEINRQFAGQINLLHKGSLLRLTGFMEKYTVPHKQAWVWSMPKFMKRNKTPDYRGHHVFGVPPLIHVQRTGQPLPQSIQQAMRYLRSQCLDQVGIFRKSGVKSRIQSLRQMNENSPDNVCYEGQSAYDVADLLKQYFRDLPEPIFTSKLTTTFLQIYQLLPKEQWLAAAQAATLLLPDENREVLQTLLYFLSDIASAEENQMTAGNLAVCLAPSIFHLNVSKKDSPSPRIKSKRSLVGRPGPRDLSENMAATQGLSHMISDCKKLFQVPQDMVVQLCGSYSAAELSPPGPALAELRQAQAAGVSLSLYMEESVQELLRDAAERFKGWTNVPGPQHTELACRKAPDGHPLRMWKASTEVAAPPAVVLHRVLRERALWDEDLLRAQVLEALMPGVELYHYVTDSMAPHPCRDFVVLRMWRSDLPRGGCLLVSQSLDPEQPVPESGVRALMLTSQYLMEPCGLGRSRLTHICRADLRGRSPDWYNKVFGHLCAMEVAKIRDSFPTLQAAGPETKL; from the exons AAGCAGAGGCCAAAAAAGCATGTGAATGGCTCCGGGCCACAGGATTCTCTCAGTATGCTCAGCTTTTTGAAG AAGGTGTATTCCCCCTGGATATTGGCTCTGTGAAGAAGGACTACAGTTTTCTGGACCAGGACTCTCTGGGGGCCCTGTGCAG GAGGCTGATGACCCTGAACAATTGTGCTTCGATGAAGCTTGAGGTTCATTTTCAATGCAAGCAG GATGACGACTCAGAAGAGGAGGAGCAATGCACCATTAGCAGCCACTGGGCCTTTGAGCAGGAAAGCAAGTGTGGGTCTCTCACGGGCTCTTCTGCCCTGCTGGCCCCACCAAGCCCTAGCCTCCTGGGGACCTCAAGCTGCGAAAGCGTCCTCACCGAGCTTAGCGCTGCCTCCCTGCCAGCCATTTCCGTGAGCCTTTCACCAGAGTCAGCAGACCCGCCCTTGCTAGGTCTTGTCCCCAGCCCAAGTAACCTTAGTCCCCCGCAAGGCCAGGAGGGTTCCCAAGACAAAGTAAAGAAGCATTATTCTCGAAGCTTCCTCAAGCACCTCGAATctctgaggaggaaggaaaagggtgACAGCCGGCAGACAGAACCTGAGCAATGCCTTGCCACCTCGGAAAAGGCCACCAAAGCTTCATCTTTCCGCACTTGCCGTGGCTTCCTCTCAGCTGGATTTCACAGGGCCAAGAACAGGGTCACCACTTCAGCCAGGGTCAGAGATGGTGAGACTCAGAAAGCCTGGGAGGCTTGGCCTATAGCCACATTCCGGCATCCTCAGCCTACACGCAGGCGTGACTATCTGGTGCATGTGCCTGGGGACCATAAGCCAGGCACGTTCCCTCGTTCTCTGTCCATTGAAAGCCTTTGTCCAGATGAAGGTCGTCACCTGGCAGATTGGCAGTCAAGTAGGTGCTGGGGCTATGAAGGGCGCCGGGGCTCCTGTGGTTCCACAGGCAGCCATGCCAGCACTTACGACAACTTGCCTGAGCTGTACCCAGCTGAGCCTATCCAGGCTGAAGCTGAGGCTGAAGCTGAGGAGGGTGAAGGCAGCTATGCCCATCTAGATGACATCCTGGAGCATGTGTGGGGGCTACAGCAAAGGGTAGAGCTGTGGTCTCAGACCATGTACCCAGACCTGAGGCCTGgagataaggaggaagaggaggaggaggaagaggaggaagctacTTCATCAGTGGAAGTAACCACAGTGGAGGTGGAAGGCCAGGATGAAGATCTAGCTCAGGCAGAGTCTCAAGCCCACAGAGGGTTCCCAACCCAAGTCAAGGAGGAAGTCCCACTGATAGTCCTGGATCAGGCCCCAAATGTGGTCGAACCATTGGtacaggctgaggctgaggctccaGCTCAGGCCCAGGATCTTGAGCAAGAAGCTAACTCGGCTGCAGAGCCAATTTCTGCCTCCAGCCTGTCTGTGGAGGAAGGGCATTCCATTTCTGACACAGCGGTTTCCTCCAGTGAGCTTGACAGTAGTGGCAACTCCGTGAATGAGGCTGATGCTGCAGACGCCCCGGCAGGACCACAAGCATCAGTACCCCGTGAACGTCGTGACTCAGGTGTCGGGGCCTCGCTTACCAGACCATGCAG GAAACTTCGTTGGCACAGCTTCCAGAATTCCCACCGACCTAGCCTCAACTCAGAGTCACTGGAGATCAACAGGCAGTTTGCGGGCCAGATCAACTTGCTTCACAAGGGCTCACTGCTGCGGCTCACTGGCTTCATGGAGAAGTACACTGTACCCCACAAACAGGCCTGGGTATG GTCAATGCCCAAGTTTATGAAAAGAAACAAGACCCCAGACTACCGGGGACACCATGTATTTGGGGTGCCACCCCTCATTCATGTGCAGCGCACgggccagcctctgcctcagagcATCCAGCAAGCTATGCGCTACCTACGAAGCCAGTGCCTAGACCAG GTGGGCATCTTTCGCAAGTCTGGGGTCAAGTCCAGGATTCAGAGCCTACGCCAAATGAATGAGAACTCCCCTGACAACGTCTGCTATGAGGGCCAGTCGGCTTATGATGTGGCTGATTTACTGAAGCAGTATTTCAGAGACCTGCCTGAGCCCATTTTTACCAGCAAGCTCACCACTACTTTCCTACAAATCTATCAGC TCCTCCCCAAAGAACAGTGGCTGGCAGCGGCGCAAGCTGCCACCTTGCTGCTCCCTGATGAGAACCGAGAGGTGCTACAGACCCTGCTCTACTTCCTAAGTGACATCGCCTCTGCCGAGGAAAACCAGATGACAGCTGGCAACCTGGCGGTGTGCCTGGCTCCTTCCATCTTCCACCTCAATGTCTCTAAGAAGGACAGCCCCTCACCCAG GATCAAGAGCAAACGCAGCCTGGTTGGCCGGCCAGGCCCCAGGGACCTGAGTGAGAACATGGCTGCCACCCAAGGCCTATCACACATGATCAGTGACTGCAAGAAACTTTTCCAG GTGCCCCAGGACATGGTGGTGCAGCTATGTGGTTCATACAGCGCAGCTGAGCTCAGCCCTCCTGGCCCAGCTCTGGCTGAGCTGAGGCAGGCCCAGGCAGCTGGAGTGAGTCTGAGCCTTTACATGGAGGAGAGTGTGCAGGAGCTGCTTCGGGATGCTGCAGAACGCTTCAAGGGCTGGACCAATGTGCCGGGGCCCCAGCACACAGAGCTGGCTTGTAGGAAG GCACCAGATGGGCACCCGCTTCGAATGTGGAAGGCATCCACAGAAGTGGCTGCCCCTCCAGCCGTGGTGCTGCATCGTGTCCTTCGGGAGCGGGCCTTGTGGGATGAGGACCTCCTGCGGGCCCAGGTGCTGGAAGCCCTGATGCCAGGTGTGGAGCTGTACCACTATGTCACTGACAGCATGGCACCTCATCCTTGCCGTGATTTTGTGGTGCTCAG GATGTGGCGCTCGGACCTGCCTCGTGGTGGGTGCCTCCTTGTCTCTCAGTCCCTGGATCCTGAGCAACCCGTGCCAGAGTCTGGAGTACGCGCCCTCATGCTCACTTCCCAGTACCTCATGGAACCCTGTGGCCTGGGCCGCTCTCGCCTCACTCATATTTGCCGCGCTGACCTCAG ggGCCGTTCTCCTGACTGGTACAACAAAGTCTTTGGGCACTTGTGTGCCATGGAAGTGGCAAAGATTCGAGACTCTTTCCCAACCCTTCAGGCAGCTGGCCCAGAAACAAAGCTCTGA